Part of the Pirellulales bacterium genome is shown below.
TTCGGCCTTGAGCCGCTCGGCATAGGGTTTTTTATCGGCGAAATTGAGCGGATCGGTCGGCTCCAGATCGGCGGACCACTCCTCAAATGTCCCGTCGTCGAGCACCTGTTGAATGCGATCCTTGGCCGAAACGTACCAATGGAATTCGCATTTGGGGCAGGTCCCGAGCCGCTTTTCCGCCTCCTTGCGGTAGATCATCTGCTGGCAGCCGGGGCAGAGCTGCCACAGACCCTCCGGCACGCCGCGCTTTTTCCAATGCGGGCGTTTCATGCTCGATTGCTCGACGGCGGGTTCGATCTTTCCAACGGCCATAACACTCGGCCTCCGGCTTTGATCAGACGACCGCGATGGAGCGGAATCCGCATGAACTCCATCACCGCCTAAGTCGCTCGGGATCCTTCGCGAAATCACCTGAAGTGTTGCGAATCCAGCTACTGACTACATGGCGAATGTCACTTCGGCTTGGCGGCGATCGCCCCTCCGGCATCGGCCGGCGACGCCTCATCGGTCGCGCGAATCTCGAAGCCAGCCGACTGTGATCGCCGCACTCGCGGCTGAACCTCAAACACTTCGAGCCGGCTGCAACCGTTGGCGGCCTTCCACAGATCGCCCACTTCGCTCCCCAAGATGCGGCAGCGAATGACGCTGGCCAGCGGCTCGGGAGCGACCAGAGCGATCGTGCCAAAGCGATGCTTGCGAAGCAGCTTGTCGAGCATCGCGTCGGCTCGTTCGGCCACCACGGCCAGCATTTCGCCCTCCGGCGGGCAAACGTTTTCCGGATGATCCTGCCACTGCTTGTAGACCTTCGGCTGCTTGCGTTTCACATCGTCGATCAACATCCCCTGCCATAAGCCGTGATCGAGGTTTTCCAGCCGTTCGAATATTTTGGGCTTGAGCTTGAGCGCCGCGCCGATCAATTCGGCCGTCTCCTGGGCCGCCTGGCAGGCACATGAATATAGCGCCGTCAGCGATCGGCCCTTCAGGCAGTCGATGGCCGAAAGAGCTTGATTCCGCCCGTCATCGTTGAGTGGAATGTCCAAGTTCCCCTGAATCCGGCCTTGAACGTCGTAGTCGGTCGAACCGGGACGAATTAGCACGATCTGAACCATAGATTTCTCGTTGTCCACAAAAGTCATCCCAACTTCCAAAGCTGACGTAATCAACGGACGAGTTCCTCGCGAGCCAAACGGGTCAATTCGGCCAAGGTATGGACGTAGTCCGAATCCGGCGCAAATATCGCCGAGCCCACTGCAAATAGTTGCGCACCGGCTGCCGCCGCGGCGCCAATCGTCGATTCATGGATGCCGCCGTCGATCCCGAGCAACGGCTGAGAACCTGGACGATTGCTCAATTGTTTGAGCTTTTCCAGCACTCGCGGATCGAATTTCTGAGCGCCAAAGCCCGGCATGACGCTCATCACAAGAATGCTATCGCAGAGATCGACGACCCCTTCGATCGCCGAGACGGGCGTTGGGGGATTGATCGCCAATCCGGCAGTGCAGCCCTGGCCATGTATCTGCTCCAAAACTGGCCGCGGATCGGCGACCGCCTCGAAGTGGATCGTCAAATGGTCCGCCCCGGCGTCGTGAAACTGGCGAATGTACTCAGTCGGATTGGATATCATCAAATGGGCTTCGATCGGCAGGCTGGTGTATTTCCGCACTGCCTCGACAATCATCGGGCCGTAGGTCAAATTCGGCACGAAATGACCGTCCATCACGTCCAGATGAAGTGCGTGGACGCCGGCCGCCTCCAGACGGGCGATCTCATCGGCCAAATGACCGAAATCGCAGAGCAACAGAGACGGCAAAATCACCGGCGAGGAAGCCCGCAATTCGATGAAGCGCGAGCCTCGAAGCCGACAACCATCAACTTGTTCGACCACGTTGGATGCAGTCACAAATAGTAGATGCGATCCCGCCGTCGCCTTCTGCGCTCGAGCGGAGTTGCTGATTTCGAGATGCCCGAAATCGAATGGGGGCCGCGGCACTTTGCCCGGCTATGAACGACGGACAAGCGATTCCACGCCCGTTTAGTCCGCAGTTCACGTGTCTGATTGTATCATGGCCCCGATCGCCCGTACATCGGGCTTGATACGATTGACGTAAACAATTGCAGTTGTGAATGTTACGTCATTTGACACCAAACGGACTCTGAGCCGCTGGGTAGTCGTCGGATGTGTACGTTATCAAACCAAGGAGGCATTCGCGTCGTACCCCGAGGCCGAAATCAGCAAGTTGCCGCGCCCGGTGGTCCGGAATTGCCAGCCGGCGATCCTGGCTTGAATGGTTATTGTCGATCGAGGTCCAAGCTGCGCGGCAATTCGGCGAGGCCCTGAATGCCGAATAGCTTGAGAAACCGTTCGGTCGTCAAGTAGCGCGGCGCCCGAGGCCCCTCGTCGGGCCGTTCGATACGGACCAATCGGCGGCGAACCAGTTGGGCTAAGATCGGTCCGCTCGAGGTGCCTCGCAAGTGATTGACCTCGTCGGCCGACAGTGGCTCGTTATACGCGATCACTGCGAGGACTTCGATGGCGGCGGGAGAAAGCCGGGCCTCTTTGATCCGCCCTTGGAGCCTATCGCGAATCGGCTCGAATTCCTCGCGGAGAACCAGCCGATAGCCGGCGCCTTGACTGGCAATTCGATAGGGCCGGCGGTCGCCAGCATAAGCTTCATTCAATTCCTTGACGAGTTCGTCGATCTCGGTCGGACGCACGCCGCGCATCAACCCTGCGATTTGCTGGGCGGCGAGGGATTGATTGCCAGGTGTGCCGACGAACATCATCGCTTCGAGGATGGTCCGCGGATTGATTTCGCACGCTGTGTCGCCCGCCGATCGGTCGCGAGACCCCGCCGCTTCCCGCACCTCGACGGCAATCGCCGTCCGGATTGGGTCGTCATCCGGATCCCTCGGCACGGAATAGGGATCCTCACCGGTTCCCAGCATCGATGCAAATGCCCGGTTGAGCTTGTCCAACGACAAGCCTTCCTCGAGCGGCTGGCGAAATGAGTCCAGCCCGAGAATCTCGGCGCACGATTCGTCGTTTGATGCGCGGGGTTCAGTCACTACGCGCCACTATAGAACGGCCGGTTGATAACCGACAATACCGAACGGCCTGAGGTGACAACATTGATGTCGGGTGCCACTGCTGGCTTGTCCAGCAGTGCCGTCAAACGCCCTTGGCTTGCACGTTGAACAACCAACAAATCCATATTCCCAATTGACGATCAAATGTCGGCGTTCGCCAGAAACTCAGCCGGCAACGGATCAAGTCTGGGCAATTTCGGATCGGAAATCTCGGCCGAACATTGATCGTGGCGAGCACCCAACCATCGCCAGTCGACGGCTAGGACGCAAAGTACATCGTTCGTGAGCAATGGCAGCCGCTTGTAGCAGGAGAAGGTCAATTCGTGACAATCGCTCGGATTGTCGTAGTCTCGCACGGTTTTTCGATGATCCTTCGGTAGCTGCATAAAGACCCTTTGGATGGATTTGGGAAGACATCATGCAAGCCTTCGTTCAAGTGCTTCACTGCTGGATAAGCCAGCAGTGGCACCCGCGCACCACGGGTCGCTCACTAATTCCGGCCTACCACCGCTTGGCGACCTCGCGTTTCATGAAGGCCAGGGCGTCGCGGGCGAGTTGGTCTTCGCTCTCGAACATCCGCCGCCAGATTTTCGTCGCCGCGACGAGCGCCGGCAGGGCCACGCCGAAGGCTTCGACCACCAGCCAGCCTTGATAGCCGATCTGCTTGAGCGCGTCGAACGTCGCGGACCAGGGAATGCCGCCAACGCCCGGCGTACTCCGATCGTTTTCGGAAATATGGACGTGCGTCAGCAATGGAGCGGCCGTGCGGATCGCGTCGGCGACGTTTTTCTCTTCGATATTGGCGTGGAACGTGTCATACATCATCCGGCAGTTTGGATGATCTACCTCCTTGCAGAAGCGGGCCGTGTCGGCGGCTGAGTTAAGCAGGTAAATCTCGAAACGGTTGAGGTATTCGACAGCCAGCTTCACGCCGACCTTCCCCGCATGTTCGGCCACGTGCCGCATACTTTCGACGCCCCAATTCCGTTCGTCCGCCGTAGGTCCGCTGCCGCTGAATTCGCCGATCGCTGAGTGATACGGCCCGACCAATGTCTGACAACCGGCTGCCTGGCAGCAGTCGAGCGTGCGCTTGGTGCTGGCTACGCCCGCAGCGCGAACCGTCGCGTCGGGGCTGATTGGATTGTCTGCCGGCCCGCGGACCGTGACCGCTGTGCGCTCGAGGCCCAGGTCGTCGAACCGCTTACCCCAGGCGGCGTAGTCGAGGCCGAGATCAAACAGCGGAATCTCGACCCCGTCGTAGCCCAATTTCTTGATGCGCTCCAGCACCGGCAACATGCCGTCGTGCAGGCGATCGGTCCAGAGCAGAAGGTTCATGCCGAATTTCATGGCGGGATCTCCAAAAGGCTAAAGCTGTTCATGCAGTCTGTTTGTCGTTTGCCGTCAACAACTCGTCGGCGCGCTCGGCCACTTGTTTGCGGGCGTCTGGCAAGACTTGTTGAAACTCGATCGGCAGCGGCTGCAGGCCGACTCGATCCATGACCTGATTCAAGCGAAACAGTAGTTTGCCATCCTCGGAATAGTCCCACAAGAACCGCTCGCGACAAAAAAGAGAGATGAAATACCCAAGCCGGTCGGTGGGTCGCGGCGAAATGCGGTTCACGACTTGCTCGACCACGGCCGGCTCGACCGACGCCATCGCTCGATAATATCGATTCAGTCGAACGGGATCGCGGTGAATAAGCGTGTCGTCCAGCAGCAACTCGACGAGAATATGCCCTAGAAAACTAGGACGCAGGCTGTCGTCGAGGGCCAAGGCGTCACGCACGGCGGCGGTAAACCGCCAGCAGAGTTCGCCAAAGGCCCGGGTTTCGTGAAACCAAGCGTCATCCCGATGATGCCGCACGATTCCGCGCGCCACCGCGGCCATGCGCGGATCGGAGTCCTCCATGAGCGGCGCGGCGCGCTGCGACCGCGCCCGCACCTTCCGATCCACCACCGACAGCCAATCGGGCACCGCCGTGCCGGCGAGGAAGTAGGGATCGTCAACGTGATCGCGGCCGTGAGCGAAATAGTTCATAGAACGGACGGTGGACCGCGGCGATCGGGTGCCACTGCCGGCTTGCCCAGCAGTGACACACGTTGTCGAGGGCTTGATCGAGGAAGCTCCGTCAATTCCAACGTTGGAACGATGCTGAGTACGACAACTCCCTTGCTTGAGTTTGTTGGAATTCGAGACTGCAAGCAAGACCCAGTGAGTCAGCACTGCTGGACGAGCCAGCAATGGCACCCGAAGTCACTCCAGGCCATACACGCCCGCCGGCGGGATCTCGAGGCCGCGGGCGCGGACGAGCCGTTCTCGGCCGAGCGCCCGCGGTTCGATCATCAGGTTGGCGCCGACCGTGCCCCGGCTGGCATCGACCGTCACGCCGACCGTGGTAAGGAACGATTCGCCGATCCGCGTGATCGTGAAGCTTTGGCCGATGTTGACTGCTGGAGAAATGTCGAACGTGGTGCCGAAGGTGGCCGCCCATTTCGGCGTCATGCGGTAGGTAAAGGCGGTGGCGATCACGTTCGAGCGGATGTCGCCGTTAAGCGAGTAGTAGCCGACGTAGATATTGCCGCGCGGCGGGCGGTTGAGATACGCGCCGAACGAGATTTCCTCCTGCCCGCCGCTGAAGAAATCGGCCGCCCCGCTCGAGACGAGCGTCACCCGATCGCCGACGTACCAATGAAAGTCGTAATCCACCAGGCCCATCGTCGAGCCGAAATTCTGTTTCGAGTCGGGATAGATTTCCGCCTCGGTGTCGAGCGTGATCCAATCGATGATGTGCTGATCGCCGGGTGGGCCGCGTTTTGTCTGCCAGCGCTGATCGGCGTCCAAGCGGACCACGGTCAAGTCGCCGGCGATTTCGGTCGGTCCCGTGACCCATTCGCCCGAGCCGCGGCGGAGCAAATAGTAGCGCGGATCGTACTTGATCGGGAATTCCGGCATCCCCCCCGGCAGCCCGACTCCAACCGGGATACCATAGGTGTTGAAAGCGAATCTGCGCTCGAAGTGTTGGATTGATTCGTCCTCGATCTGGTCGTAGAGCGGAAGATTCGAGAGATTGCTGGTGGCTTGTTGCAGCGAGAAGTCGGCTGACAGGTCGATCTTGTGGGCCACTCCATGCACGTTGAACAGATCGCTCTGGATCGTCGGATCGACGGCCCAAAACGGCAAGCTGGCCCGCAGCCCGACAATGCCATACGCGCGGTTGAAGTCGTCGTGTTGCAGGTCCTCGCCCCAGTTGGCCACTTCGCCTAGGGCATAAGGCACGACCTTGACCGCCCCAAGCTGCACGGGCCAATCCACTTCCTGCCGCGAGGCGAGTCGCTGCCCGTTCAGTCCGGGCGACTCCCAGGGGAGATAGGTGAATTTGGAGGCGTCGGTCGCGTCGGTCGGCTTGCTCGCTTCGTTTTGATTGGCGTAGCCGATGTTGGTGTGCTCGTACCATGTGAGCACGTCCTCCGCCAGCGGTTGGCCGAGCCAGAAATGATCGAGCCGCGGGAGCCATTGCGTCTCGGTATAGAACTGGTTGAGGCGAAACGCCCCCGTGAGCGTGAACGATGCGTTGTCGTAATTGCGGCGCAGCTCGATATCGGTCGTTTGGTCTTTGAGCGTGTCGAATTCGCGGAGATAGTATTCTTCGAGAAAATTGCGATCGCTCTGAAATCCGAACTCAGCCGTCACCTGCCAATCGTTCGGCAACTGCTGCCGATGCTGAGCCAGAATCCGCCCACGAACGTTGCCATCCTCGGGAACGATCGCCCGGCGATCGAGACCCAGATTATCGACTCCGTGATCGTTGATGAACCACGAATCGTAGTAGCCGGTCGTCTTGCCGGGGATACCGAGTAGATGGTCGAGGTTGTAGTGAAATTCCGATCCGCTGGCAAAGCCGCGCTTGCTGTAATAGTTAAGTTCCGCATCCCAAGTCGTCCCCTTCGGCGGATTGCGAAAGCCGAGGAGTTGATACATGTCGAATTCCGAGTCGATCTGCGTGCCGAAGACGGCGTCGGTCTTGATTTCGAGCTTGTTGAGGTAGAAAGAGCCGCGCTCGAGATCGCCCGAAAAAACGGGCCAATAAAAGACCGGGAAATCCTCGAAGTAAAAGACGTCGTTGTAGGCGGTCAGCCGCTCCTCGTTTTCGATCCGCGGCTCGCCCGTGCGGGGATCGACCTCCGGGGCGCCGGTGAACAGGTTGATCTCAGGGTGTTGCGAGTCCTCGAACACGACCTGCCCGGCCCGCATTTCATAAGTCGGGTCGCCGAAGCGGCTGGTCGTGAAGCTTGCCCCTTCGGCCACGAAGCGGTCTTCGTCAACCTGCCGCAGCACATTGGCCCGCAACCGCACGAGCCCCGGATAGGTCGGGCTGGGCAGCGGCGTGAGCACCTCGGCGTTGAGCACGACGCCGATCTTTTGGCGCACATCGTAGTACATTGCGGGAGCTTGGATGATCCGATTCCCTTGCCGAAAGACGACATTGCCTTCCATGTAGATTTCCAGCGGCGTGTCGTCGCTCTGGAGGGTTTCGCCCCCCGCGCCCGGTCGCTGAACGCCGGTGGTCCAGATGACGACCCGGTCGGTCGAGACATCGACCGAGCCGAATTCTTTCAGCCCGTCAACAATGATATTGAACCCGGAAGTGCCAATCGCCACGGTCTCGTTACCCGCGGAACTGGGCGCTGCTTGAATATTCGAGCCGACGTCGCCGCGCGGGAAGATGCGGATTCGGCGCGTGCCGATCGGCATCGCGGCATTTGACGGGGGCGCGCCGAACTCGTTGAACTGCGTCCGAGTGACGGCGCTGCGGTGCGGAGGATTTCGAGCCGCCACCGCGTTTTGATAGGCGGGCGGCTTGGGATTCAACTCGGGCCCAGGATTCGGCGCCTGGATGATCGGCAGGCTGGTCGAAGAGAGCCGAGCTAGCCATCGGTCGTTGTCCGGACCGAGCGGCTGCTGACTGGCGTCGAATCGGCCCGAGGCATTCAAAGCACCGGCGGTCGGCAGCGATTCGACGGCGACGTTTCCTTCGAGGTAAGCGATCACTCTGTTCGGCGGATAGCCGAGCCGGCCGCCATGCTCGATCCACAACACGGCCGCAGCGCCGCTGGCGTGCGTTGCACCCTGCGTGATCGAGCAGTTCCCTTCGAGATACCAAACGTCGTAGACGCCTTCCGTCCAACGATTGGCGCGATCGGCAGTCACCTTGATCGGCTCATGCGGATCGGCCTGCGGCACGTCTTCTTGGCCGTGCGCCGAGCGAAGCGCGAAGAAACAAACGGCAATCGCGATTAGCGCAGCGCGAGCCATTCCACAGCGCGGGAGCGCGGTGAAGCGCGTACGACCGATCTCCGCATGATGAACGGAGCGCAGCGGGAACATCCTTTTCGACGCCTTGAGTTCGGTCAACCGACCTACAGAAGCGTCGCGACGCGAAATGAAGAGACGAAAGCTCTTGCCGTGAACAGACTTGGGCCAGAAAAGCGGGCCGGATTATAGGGGCGATCAACGGCTGCGGTCAAGGCAGATTCTAGCGACAGCGAACGGTTTCAAGTTGCTATCTGCAAAGCGTTTGCGCGGCCATTCTCCGGATCGTGTCGCCAGCGTTGTCATCGCGCATCGCCGTGACGACATTTCCTCACGACGGAGTGTGGGGAGTACATGCGGCACACGGCGGATGGCACGGCGGAGAGTGCCTGCTACTCTACTGGTGCAGCGAGTAGAGCAGCACGTTGAGGCCGATGCGTTCGGCGTCGTCGCGGGTGTAGCCTTCGCATTCGAGTGAGTCGTGTTTTTCGAGAGCGCAGCTCAGGTCGAATTTCGAGAAGATCACGGCCCAGCGGTCGCCGAGTTTGATTCCTTCGAGTTCCGGCTCGATTTTGCGGATAGTGCCTTCGAGTTTTCCGCTATTGCCGCCGCCGGGCACGCGGAGTGAGACGGTCGAAAGGTTGTAGCCGCCGAAATCCGGGCTGAAGAGTGGGTCTTTGGATGGGATTGGCGTGAGTGGTTGCGGGGTTCGGTTCGCAAGCGAACCGGCTAACGCGGGTGTGCTGGCGCTGCCAGCCGAACCGCTGGTGCTGCCAGCCGCATTGCCGGAGCTGCCGGAGGCGGCGGCGTCGGTGTCGCCGGCGAATATGGCCTGCATCTCCCGGCGGAAGGATTCTGTGAACTCCGGATTCGCGCAGATCGAATCGGCCATCAGCGTGCCGCCGCGCTTGAGAAAGGTGCGGAGCTTGTCGCGCTCGGCCGGGCTGAAGCTGAAGCTCCGCCGGCCGTGCATGAAGACCAAGTGGTATTTGAAGAGCGACGGATCGGTGAGGTCGATCAGCCGCTGCTCGGTGCTCACGCGCATCTGCAACTCGCGGTTCGCCGCTTCCAAGAGGTGCGGCAGGGCGGCCGGGGCCGTGTCGCAGCCGCCCGAATGGCGCAGCTTGGCAATATAGAGCTTGCCGCGGGAGAATTCGTCCTGGGCATCCTTCGACTTGGTCAAATCGAAGTTCTGCTCCTTGCTCTTCAACTCGCGATTGGTCGCATAGGCGAGCACGTTGACGCCGATCGAATTGGCGGCGGCGATCTGCGCCGTCACCGACGGACGATACTTCGGCTCGCGCCAGGACGACAACTCCCAATAGCACGACAAGCCATTCGGCGGATCGTTCGGTCCCGGCGGCGGGCAATAGATCACGCTGGTCCGGCAGCCGTAGTCGATCCCCAGGAGCGTCCGCTGTTTGTCGGGCGGCACCGGCTCTTCCGCGCGCCAGACGGGATGCTCGGGTGGCAACAGCTTCAGCTTGTATTCCGGCGGGAAAATCTTCTTCACCATTTCGCGGAAGCCGCGATCGAAGCCCTCGCTATTCTGGCAGCAAGCCTCGGCGAAGATGAAGCCGCCGCGATCGACATATTCACGCAGATTTTGCCCCTGTCGATCGTCGATCTCAGGCGCCTCGCTGCCGTTGATGAAAAGCACCGGCGATTGCAGCAAATCCTCGACCGAGGCCTTGCTGATATCGACCACCTGCCACGACATGCCGAGCGGGAACTCGCGCTTCCATTTGGTTTCGACGTAGCCCGTCAGATCGGCGACATCGTTTCGATGATGGTTCCAATCGTTGCCCGGGCCATGTTGCAGCTTGGAGATCAGGATCGGCCGCCGGCCTTTGCCGAGAAATAAGAGGGCGAAGCTCGTGGCGATGTTTGGATCGTCTTCGCTGTGGGGGGTTCCCTGCCAGCGGCCGTCGATTTGCTGAACGTTCGGGCTGCATAGATAGGCGGCGCCTTCGCGATACCAGTCGTGATCGCCGATGAACCGTCGCGCTGTGATCCGCCCGACCCGTTCAATGCCATACAGGAAGTAGTAGTGCCATTGCCCGCTGCCCCGCGGCCCGAACGTGTTGTCACGTTGCGGATTCTGCTGCACGGAGAAGACGCGCCCCAGCCAGCGGAGCGCGCGATTGACGCGCTCGGCCGAGTCGTCGCCAGCCTGATTACCGCAACACTGCACGCGATCGCCATCGGCCTCGGCATCGCCGGCCGCCGTTCGCCCCGAGGCGATCACGAGCGACGAGATTCCCGCGGAAGTCATGCTTCCGGTGCCGGGGGCTTCCATGCCGTTTTGGGCTTTGTAGTAGCCGAATGAGCCATCGCTGGCGTTCTGGGCGCTCTTCCAATAATTGAGCGTCATCTCCCACGTCCGATCCTGGACATGCACTCCGACCCGTTCCGCCTCATACAGGCCCAAGAGCGCGAATTGGCTGTTGGAATTGTCTCCCCCGCCGCTTAGACCCGGATAGGCCCAGGAGCCGCGTCGCGGGCCATCCTGAATCTGGGTTTCTTCGAGCCATTTGGCATTGCGCTGGATCGCCAAGAGGTCCTTCTGTGGCTCGGCCAGACAGAACACCATGGTCTGCAGCGACGTAGCATAGGTGGTGCTCGGCTTGAGGGTGCGCAGATACGTGAGCGAGTGTTGAATTACTTCATCCTCGATTGGCACCCCGCAATTGATCAGCGCAAGCGTGCAGAGTGCCGTGACGCCGCCGATCTGGCCGCCGTGGTCGGGCCAGATGCCGTGGTCCTGGCTTCGTTTGAGATAGGCGACGCCTCGTTCAATCGACTGGCGGACTTGATCGGCGTCGATGTCGTTATCGGCCGAGCGGACCGATTGGAGCGGTGCAAAAGCCACGCTAGCCAAAATGATGCCTGCAAGCATTGGCCGGCCCATGGCGCGACTCCCGGAGTGGGTTTGGAACGGAAACTAGCGCTAGGAAAACGGAACGATCCGACGATTCCCATTTTAGTCCGACGTCTGCATAAAATGGGGATAGTCTCAGGCGGATTTGAGATGGCTTCCGGTCTCAACGATTTTAGGGGCCTGGACTTACGATGGCAACGCGACGGGCCGCAAGTTGCTGGCTCCGGCGCCTACCTATAAGATAGTGTTTTTTGGAGCGATCCGCCCTGCGTCGGGCGCTTTTCGCGGTTCCGGGCGCGGATTTCAGATTTAGAACGCCTAACAAGTTCGGTGGGGACTGTCCCCCTTTTGCGAAGTCGGCGAAGCAAAACG
Proteins encoded:
- a CDS encoding histidine phosphatase family protein, coding for MVQIVLIRPGSTDYDVQGRIQGNLDIPLNDDGRNQALSAIDCLKGRSLTALYSCACQAAQETAELIGAALKLKPKIFERLENLDHGLWQGMLIDDVKRKQPKVYKQWQDHPENVCPPEGEMLAVVAERADAMLDKLLRKHRFGTIALVAPEPLASVIRCRILGSEVGDLWKAANGCSRLEVFEVQPRVRRSQSAGFEIRATDEASPADAGGAIAAKPK
- the rpe gene encoding ribulose-phosphate 3-epimerase, with product MPRPPFDFGHLEISNSARAQKATAGSHLLFVTASNVVEQVDGCRLRGSRFIELRASSPVILPSLLLCDFGHLADEIARLEAAGVHALHLDVMDGHFVPNLTYGPMIVEAVRKYTSLPIEAHLMISNPTEYIRQFHDAGADHLTIHFEAVADPRPVLEQIHGQGCTAGLAINPPTPVSAIEGVVDLCDSILVMSVMPGFGAQKFDPRVLEKLKQLSNRPGSQPLLGIDGGIHESTIGAAAAAGAQLFAVGSAIFAPDSDYVHTLAELTRLAREELVR
- a CDS encoding SMC-Scp complex subunit ScpB, whose protein sequence is MTEPRASNDESCAEILGLDSFRQPLEEGLSLDKLNRAFASMLGTGEDPYSVPRDPDDDPIRTAIAVEVREAAGSRDRSAGDTACEINPRTILEAMMFVGTPGNQSLAAQQIAGLMRGVRPTEIDELVKELNEAYAGDRRPYRIASQGAGYRLVLREEFEPIRDRLQGRIKEARLSPAAIEVLAVIAYNEPLSADEVNHLRGTSSGPILAQLVRRRLVRIERPDEGPRAPRYLTTERFLKLFGIQGLAELPRSLDLDRQ
- a CDS encoding sugar phosphate isomerase/epimerase; translated protein: MKFGMNLLLWTDRLHDGMLPVLERIKKLGYDGVEIPLFDLGLDYAAWGKRFDDLGLERTAVTVRGPADNPISPDATVRAAGVASTKRTLDCCQAAGCQTLVGPYHSAIGEFSGSGPTADERNWGVESMRHVAEHAGKVGVKLAVEYLNRFEIYLLNSAADTARFCKEVDHPNCRMMYDTFHANIEEKNVADAIRTAAPLLTHVHISENDRSTPGVGGIPWSATFDALKQIGYQGWLVVEAFGVALPALVAATKIWRRMFESEDQLARDALAFMKREVAKRW
- the lptD gene encoding LPS assembly protein LptD, with the translated sequence MARAALIAIAVCFFALRSAHGQEDVPQADPHEPIKVTADRANRWTEGVYDVWYLEGNCSITQGATHASGAAAVLWIEHGGRLGYPPNRVIAYLEGNVAVESLPTAGALNASGRFDASQQPLGPDNDRWLARLSSTSLPIIQAPNPGPELNPKPPAYQNAVAARNPPHRSAVTRTQFNEFGAPPSNAAMPIGTRRIRIFPRGDVGSNIQAAPSSAGNETVAIGTSGFNIIVDGLKEFGSVDVSTDRVVIWTTGVQRPGAGGETLQSDDTPLEIYMEGNVVFRQGNRIIQAPAMYYDVRQKIGVVLNAEVLTPLPSPTYPGLVRLRANVLRQVDEDRFVAEGASFTTSRFGDPTYEMRAGQVVFEDSQHPEINLFTGAPEVDPRTGEPRIENEERLTAYNDVFYFEDFPVFYWPVFSGDLERGSFYLNKLEIKTDAVFGTQIDSEFDMYQLLGFRNPPKGTTWDAELNYYSKRGFASGSEFHYNLDHLLGIPGKTTGYYDSWFINDHGVDNLGLDRRAIVPEDGNVRGRILAQHRQQLPNDWQVTAEFGFQSDRNFLEEYYLREFDTLKDQTTDIELRRNYDNASFTLTGAFRLNQFYTETQWLPRLDHFWLGQPLAEDVLTWYEHTNIGYANQNEASKPTDATDASKFTYLPWESPGLNGQRLASRQEVDWPVQLGAVKVVPYALGEVANWGEDLQHDDFNRAYGIVGLRASLPFWAVDPTIQSDLFNVHGVAHKIDLSADFSLQQATSNLSNLPLYDQIEDESIQHFERRFAFNTYGIPVGVGLPGGMPEFPIKYDPRYYLLRRGSGEWVTGPTEIAGDLTVVRLDADQRWQTKRGPPGDQHIIDWITLDTEAEIYPDSKQNFGSTMGLVDYDFHWYVGDRVTLVSSGAADFFSGGQEEISFGAYLNRPPRGNIYVGYYSLNGDIRSNVIATAFTYRMTPKWAATFGTTFDISPAVNIGQSFTITRIGESFLTTVGVTVDASRGTVGANLMIEPRALGRERLVRARGLEIPPAGVYGLE
- a CDS encoding DUF4159 domain-containing protein, which codes for MGRPMLAGIILASVAFAPLQSVRSADNDIDADQVRQSIERGVAYLKRSQDHGIWPDHGGQIGGVTALCTLALINCGVPIEDEVIQHSLTYLRTLKPSTTYATSLQTMVFCLAEPQKDLLAIQRNAKWLEETQIQDGPRRGSWAYPGLSGGGDNSNSQFALLGLYEAERVGVHVQDRTWEMTLNYWKSAQNASDGSFGYYKAQNGMEAPGTGSMTSAGISSLVIASGRTAAGDAEADGDRVQCCGNQAGDDSAERVNRALRWLGRVFSVQQNPQRDNTFGPRGSGQWHYYFLYGIERVGRITARRFIGDHDWYREGAAYLCSPNVQQIDGRWQGTPHSEDDPNIATSFALLFLGKGRRPILISKLQHGPGNDWNHHRNDVADLTGYVETKWKREFPLGMSWQVVDISKASVEDLLQSPVLFINGSEAPEIDDRQGQNLREYVDRGGFIFAEACCQNSEGFDRGFREMVKKIFPPEYKLKLLPPEHPVWRAEEPVPPDKQRTLLGIDYGCRTSVIYCPPPGPNDPPNGLSCYWELSSWREPKYRPSVTAQIAAANSIGVNVLAYATNRELKSKEQNFDLTKSKDAQDEFSRGKLYIAKLRHSGGCDTAPAALPHLLEAANRELQMRVSTEQRLIDLTDPSLFKYHLVFMHGRRSFSFSPAERDKLRTFLKRGGTLMADSICANPEFTESFRREMQAIFAGDTDAAASGSSGNAAGSTSGSAGSASTPALAGSLANRTPQPLTPIPSKDPLFSPDFGGYNLSTVSLRVPGGGNSGKLEGTIRKIEPELEGIKLGDRWAVIFSKFDLSCALEKHDSLECEGYTRDDAERIGLNVLLYSLHQ